A DNA window from Alligator mississippiensis isolate rAllMis1 chromosome 11, rAllMis1, whole genome shotgun sequence contains the following coding sequences:
- the LOC102574397 gene encoding zinc finger protein RFP-like, which translates to MAAESPLESLQDEATCSVCLEFFKDLQMLMDCGHNVCGACITQCWEGLVTDVCCPQCRQSFPQRNLSLKRQLENGVEIAKHAPEGTEEQTGSGEPQEALKRLCTEDGSPICLVCDGSLAHPAPPIVPIEEAAQEYKENLQACLKTLREERDKLLQVKLSGEGRTQEYLKRARVERQKIVFEFQQLRQFLEEQERLLLAQLGKLEKDMEKVQGEKVTKISEEISCLSELIIEMEGKCQQSSSDLLQEIRNTLSRCEKGKFQHPGELSPELGRRLWDFSQKTLILQEILRKFKDTLISDLEKKRGDMQETYTKVKVTLNPDTANPWLLLSADWKSVRLADAQQDLPNNPQRFDLFECVLGCEGFTLGRYFWEVEVGQGEAWAVGVARESVRRKGLINFNPEGGIWAVQLWLGQFRALTAPDRTPLPLGQVPSRVRVCLDCAGGRVSFLDADTEAPIFTFPPASFAEERIHPWLWVGPGVFLGTSELKLCH; encoded by the exons ATGGCTGCTGAGAGCCCTCTCGAAAGTCTCCAGGATGAAGCCACCTGCTCCGTCTGCCTGGAGTTCTTCAAGGATCTGCAGATGCTTATGGACTGTGGGCACAATGTCTGCGGGGCCTGCatcacccagtgctgggaagggcTGGTGACAGATGTCTGCTGCCCTCAGTGCAGACAGAGCTTTCCTCAAAGGAACCTGAGCCTAAAAAGGCAGTTGGAGAATGGTGTAGAAATAGCTAAGCATGCTCCTGAGGGCACCGAGGAGCAAACAGGGTctggggagccccaggaggctctAAAACGGCTGTGCACAGAGGATGGAAGCCCCATCTGTTTGGTGTGTGATGGATCCCTAGCACACCCAGCTCCACCCATAGTTCCCATAGAGGAGGCTGCGCAGGAGTACAAG GAAAATCTTCAGGCCTGTTTGAAGACTCTGAGGGAAGAGCGAGACAAGTTGCTGCAAGTGAAATTGAGCGGAGAGGGGAGAACCCAGGAATATCTG AAACGGGCACGAGTTGAGAGGCAGAAGATTGTGTTTGAATTTCAGCAACTACGCCAATTCCTAGAGGAACAAGAGCGCctcctgctggcccagctgggaAAGTTGGAGAAGGACATGGAAAAGGTGCAGGGAGAAAAGGTCACCAAAATCTCTGAAGAGATTTCCTGCCTCAGTGAACTGATCATTGAAATGGAAGGAAAGTGCCAGCAGTCATCAAGTGACCTCCTGCAG GAGATCAGAAACACCCTGAGCAG GTGTGAGAAGGGGAAGTTCCAGCACCCAGGGGAGCTGTCTCCTGAGCTTGGAAGGAGACTCTGGGATTTCTCCCAGAAAACCCTCATCCTCCAGGAGATCCTGAGAAAGTTCAAAG ACACTCTGATATCTGacctggagaagaaaaggggaGATATGCAGGAAACGTACACCAAGG TGAAGGTGACTCTGAATCCAGACACGGCAaacccctggctcctcctttcTGCTGATTGGAAAAGTGTAAGATTGGCAGACGCACAGCAGGACCTGCCCAACAATCCTCAGAGATTTGACTTGTTTGagtgtgtgctgggctgtgagggaTTCACCTTGGGGAGATActtctgggaggtggaggtggggcagggggaagcctgggcTGTGGGCGTAGCCAGAGAGTCAGTGAGGAGGAAGGGACTGATCAACTTTAATCCCGAGGGAGGGATCTGGGccgtgcagctctggctgggtcaGTTCCGGGCTCTCACTGCCCCTGATCGCACCCCACTTCCCCTGGGCCAGGTGCCCAGCAGGGTGCGGGTGTGTCTGGACTGTGCAGGAGGGCGGGTGTCATTTCTTGATGCTGATACTGAGGCCCCAATCTTCACTTTCCCGCCAGCCTCATTTGCTGAGGAGAGAATTcatccctggctctgggtagggCCAGGAGTATTTCTGGGGACTTCTGAACTCAAACTATGCCACTGA